The following proteins come from a genomic window of Sphaerisporangium rubeum:
- a CDS encoding GNAT family N-acetyltransferase yields MSPHTLQQARSLTLRTATPADLPGVLGLLADAAGWLNGRGIRQWPAAGFPAARIEPLIDAGTLFVLDGAEDGGRNVVPAATLALDGHADPEFWTPADHPESALYVHKLAVGRTFAGRGLGETLLDWAALRVAAAGLGWLRLDCSKDNPALQGYYRRVGFRHVRTVDLPHRASGALFQRPADLTGTAGPAPRWSRVAAEAQVLQPSYSPA; encoded by the coding sequence ATGTCTCCCCACACCCTCCAGCAGGCCAGGTCGCTCACGCTCCGTACCGCCACCCCCGCCGACCTCCCCGGCGTACTCGGCCTGCTGGCCGACGCGGCCGGCTGGTTGAACGGACGCGGCATCCGGCAGTGGCCGGCCGCCGGCTTCCCCGCCGCGCGGATCGAGCCGCTGATCGACGCGGGCACCCTGTTCGTCCTGGACGGCGCCGAGGACGGCGGCAGGAACGTCGTGCCGGCCGCGACGCTCGCCCTCGACGGACACGCCGACCCCGAGTTCTGGACCCCGGCCGACCACCCCGAGTCCGCGCTGTACGTGCACAAGCTCGCGGTGGGCCGGACGTTCGCGGGACGCGGTCTAGGCGAGACGCTGCTCGACTGGGCCGCGCTGCGCGTGGCCGCCGCCGGGCTCGGCTGGCTACGGCTGGACTGCTCCAAGGACAACCCCGCGCTCCAGGGGTACTACCGGCGGGTCGGCTTCCGCCACGTGCGCACTGTGGACCTGCCGCACCGTGCCTCCGGAGCGCTGTTCCAGCGACCCGCGGACCTGACCGGCACGGCCGGGCCCGCGCCACGCTGGAGCAGGGTCGCCGCCGAGGCGCAGGTCCTTCAGCCGTCCTACTCACCGGCCTGA
- a CDS encoding GntR family transcriptional regulator — protein MARSTLYQQVAGELRRAIYSGELGPGAQLPTEMDLMDSHEVSRNTVRLALAELENEGLITRMRRRGSFVRDRRALLMRPQDELNAAPGAARREAFAEAVGKEGRKPSQEIEVSIVEPPEDIATRLQLEERAVAVVRRRLRFVDDQPYNTNDSYFPYTLVHDSEIARPADITRGANRVLEELGHRQVRVVDDISARMPTPEEAARLQLEPGTPVVVYVRVGFDSDDLPVRVAVSVLPADKHLIRYELALS, from the coding sequence TTGGCACGGTCGACGCTGTATCAGCAGGTGGCCGGCGAGCTGCGCAGGGCGATCTACAGCGGCGAGCTCGGGCCGGGTGCTCAGCTGCCTACGGAGATGGACCTGATGGACAGCCACGAAGTCAGCCGCAACACCGTGCGCCTGGCGCTCGCCGAGCTGGAGAACGAAGGCCTGATCACCCGGATGCGCCGCCGCGGCAGCTTCGTGCGCGACCGCCGCGCGCTGCTCATGCGTCCGCAGGACGAGTTGAACGCCGCGCCGGGTGCCGCGCGCAGGGAGGCCTTCGCCGAGGCGGTCGGCAAGGAAGGCCGCAAGCCCAGCCAGGAGATCGAGGTCTCCATCGTCGAGCCACCCGAGGACATCGCCACCCGGCTCCAGCTGGAGGAGCGCGCCGTCGCCGTGGTACGGCGGCGCCTGCGGTTCGTCGACGACCAGCCCTACAACACCAACGACTCCTACTTCCCCTACACGCTGGTGCATGACTCGGAGATCGCCCGTCCCGCCGACATCACACGCGGGGCCAACCGCGTGCTGGAGGAGCTGGGGCATCGGCAGGTCCGGGTCGTCGACGACATCTCCGCGCGCATGCCGACTCCTGAGGAGGCCGCGCGGCTGCAACTTGAACCTGGTACGCCTGTTGTCGTATATGTCCGAGTCGGTTTCGACTCCGACGACCTGCCGGTCAGGGTCGCCGTCTCGGTCCTGCCCGCCGACAAGCATCTGATCAGGTACGAGCTCGCGCTGAGCTGA
- a CDS encoding SDR family oxidoreductase produces MSGICAGRIVVVTGAGRGIGRAHALEFARHGAKVVVNDLGTGPHGGGRSGEPAREVVEEIRDLGGEAVAHHDDVADWDGAARLVKTAVSAFGGLDVLVNNAGYVRDRMIVSMTEDEWDDVVRVHLKGHFLPLRHAAAYWRERFKAGDPVDARVINTSSGAGLLGSVGQGNYAAAKAGIVALTHTAAAELGRYGVTVNAIAPAARTRITEEAFADMVAPPETGFDVMDPANVAPLVVWLGSRESAHVTGRVFELEGGMISLATGWRHGPGVDKGARWRPEEAGVAVAKLIAEAPIAEPVYGTR; encoded by the coding sequence GTTCGCGCGTCACGGTGCCAAGGTGGTGGTGAACGACCTCGGGACCGGGCCCCACGGCGGCGGCCGGTCGGGGGAGCCCGCACGTGAGGTGGTCGAGGAGATCAGGGACCTCGGCGGCGAGGCGGTCGCGCACCACGACGACGTGGCCGACTGGGACGGCGCGGCGCGGCTGGTCAAGACGGCCGTGAGCGCCTTCGGCGGTCTCGACGTGCTGGTGAACAACGCGGGGTACGTCAGGGACCGCATGATCGTCTCGATGACCGAGGACGAGTGGGACGACGTGGTGCGGGTCCACCTCAAAGGTCACTTCCTGCCGTTGCGGCACGCCGCCGCGTACTGGCGTGAGCGCTTCAAGGCCGGCGACCCGGTGGACGCACGGGTGATCAACACCTCGTCCGGCGCCGGGCTGCTCGGCAGCGTCGGCCAGGGCAACTACGCCGCCGCGAAGGCGGGGATCGTCGCGCTCACCCACACGGCCGCGGCCGAGCTCGGCCGGTACGGGGTGACGGTCAACGCGATCGCGCCGGCCGCGCGCACCCGTATCACCGAGGAGGCGTTCGCCGACATGGTGGCGCCGCCTGAGACGGGGTTCGACGTCATGGACCCCGCGAACGTCGCCCCGCTCGTCGTCTGGCTGGGGTCGCGGGAGTCCGCGCACGTGACGGGACGGGTGTTCGAGCTGGAAGGCGGCATGATCTCGCTGGCCACCGGCTGGCGGCACGGTCCCGGTGTGGACAAGGGAGCCCGGTGGCGTCCAGAGGAGGCGGGGGTGGCGGTCGCGAAGCTCATCGCCGAGGCCCCGATCGCCGAACCGGTGTACGGCACCAGGTGA